In Vagococcus hydrophili, one DNA window encodes the following:
- a CDS encoding WYL domain-containing protein, giving the protein MLSSSHTAQDDTELSAMNKFRIHSMVDTKVISSRNKIDYKNKFEGGIFRTQTILPFLGNPITIVLDFYYDPMYVLDRFPNSKIIQANEDGSVRIEIQGNDGYGMKMWLSGQSHMVKVISPKHLRDYLIQDMKDALKLYGVEMKSD; this is encoded by the coding sequence ATGCTGTCATCTTCCCACACTGCACAAGATGATACAGAGTTATCAGCAATGAATAAATTTAGAATACATAGTATGGTAGATACTAAAGTAATATCTTCTCGAAATAAAATAGATTACAAAAATAAATTTGAAGGTGGAATTTTTAGAACTCAAACAATACTACCTTTTCTTGGAAATCCGATAACAATTGTTTTAGATTTTTATTATGACCCAATGTATGTATTAGATCGTTTTCCAAATTCAAAGATTATTCAAGCAAATGAAGATGGTAGTGTTCGAATTGAAATACAAGGCAATGATGGTTATGGTATGAAAATGTGGTTATCTGGTCAAAGTCATATGGTCAAAGTGATTTCTCCAAAACATTTGAGAGATTATTTAATTCAAGATATGAAAGATGCATTGAAATTGTATGGTGTAGAAATGAAAAGTGATTAA
- a CDS encoding CAP domain-containing protein, translated as MRGSKKFSYVSNEIKEDYKPQLVKGRTGWVVKGLVYASLVGVGLMGVNVAETQAAEWTPNTAETIRAKIKEGDTSYTFVEGDTFYEIGRAINVKYTVLMELNGFAEGTQYTVPVGTTITFDGRKVTLTDKDGKVVNEKILSDDAKIDKSQPFINQKSDTIKGTSVSTNNQSTSTNNGGNSSKPNPVQPVTPVKPIKPTDPTTPIKPVDPKPEENRLAELKKQLAELEAQLANKQTELEDAIAKLNEANAQNRENSIILANAQITVNNLNEELIAAESAVVSAQNTVTEAQAAIDAWQPTDKETEIPKSLVEALNAAQAELAAAQANKEAIKNQRIAAEQALEEAKQLPMINTATILEGIDVINNEINSLQQKIDEVKAEIAKLEGNTKPTEDVKLEEARQKALNTLGTLNLLPEELADFTAVIQSAKSIEEINDYLAQAQLAHDKNEAIENESKELKAAKAKAIKQLAELNLGSEDKEVLSYQINNAVSVEEINDILINAKSISDENDKKLEAEKLKLEAAKSDAKKEIATLNLSGEEQATFISLVDNAKTVAEVSDALENARQVSDKNNQNEQSQLEKTKKEAINSLDGLNLKASEKAEFTNQIEKAQTIVEINAILKEAQATSNKNDESSSEKELSEAKNQAKYELAKMNLTQSQNIEFEKQIDEATTVSSINLIIANAQKVSDKNDADTEQSKKLEEAKASAKTSVNGMNLTSNQKVDFEKQINEVKSIDGVNLVVANAKKASDINDANEANAEKLAKAKTQAEKDVQSLEYLPQSEKDKFLAEIKSAQTISEVNTTLENAKKSDTQFKDDAENAKKLEASRKSALDELKGLNLKGNTSYETQIKNAKTEAEIKSALDAAKAESTKNDKDDATSKELEQAKKDAITEINKLNLSDTEKADFTNQVNAAKTASEISTIMKKAKDKSEANDSKKTATVTFLIKDQFGNDLGKVVKEVEAGGKYSFTLQDLGLDDSYSLARGPLKGDSPKNEGQNKNVMIVVKGPVVKDNDEHAAKFQEDFEKHMNELRAENGTDPLQHSSVLQEAADIRAKELADKFGHDRPNGEGSYTVLYDVDGGQSYNGLAENIASGGYGDMTGESAAEALFNDWHNSEDHNANMISGHTTEYGLAFFYDENTGRTYAVLLTSTPRK; from the coding sequence ATGAGAGGTAGCAAGAAATTTAGTTATGTATCTAATGAAATTAAAGAAGACTATAAACCACAATTAGTTAAAGGTCGTACAGGTTGGGTTGTTAAAGGGTTAGTTTATGCTAGTTTAGTTGGGGTCGGATTGATGGGGGTTAATGTAGCAGAAACTCAAGCAGCAGAATGGACACCTAACACTGCTGAAACTATTCGAGCTAAAATTAAAGAAGGAGACACTTCTTATACTTTTGTAGAAGGAGATACTTTTTATGAAATTGGGCGAGCAATTAATGTGAAGTATACTGTTTTAATGGAATTGAATGGTTTTGCAGAAGGTACACAGTATACGGTACCAGTTGGAACAACCATTACTTTTGATGGTCGAAAAGTAACTTTAACAGATAAAGATGGTAAGGTAGTGAATGAAAAAATCCTATCTGATGATGCTAAAATTGATAAATCACAACCATTCATAAACCAAAAATCTGATACGATTAAAGGTACATCTGTATCAACTAATAATCAGTCAACTTCAACTAATAACGGTGGCAACAGTAGTAAACCTAATCCAGTTCAGCCAGTAACACCTGTTAAGCCAATTAAACCGACTGACCCAACAACGCCTATTAAACCAGTTGATCCTAAACCAGAGGAAAATCGTTTAGCAGAACTAAAAAAACAATTAGCTGAATTAGAGGCCCAATTAGCAAACAAACAGACTGAATTAGAAGATGCGATTGCAAAATTAAACGAAGCAAATGCACAAAATAGAGAAAACTCAATTATATTAGCTAATGCTCAAATAACTGTCAATAATCTTAATGAGGAATTGATAGCGGCTGAATCAGCAGTTGTATCAGCACAAAACACTGTTACTGAAGCTCAGGCAGCTATTGATGCATGGCAACCAACAGATAAAGAAACTGAAATACCTAAGTCACTAGTAGAAGCTTTAAATGCAGCTCAAGCTGAATTAGCAGCAGCACAAGCAAATAAAGAAGCTATTAAAAATCAAAGAATAGCTGCTGAACAAGCTTTAGAAGAAGCTAAACAATTACCAATGATTAATACAGCAACAATTTTAGAAGGAATTGATGTAATCAATAATGAAATTAACAGTTTACAACAAAAGATAGATGAAGTAAAAGCAGAAATTGCTAAATTGGAAGGTAATACAAAACCTACAGAAGATGTTAAGTTGGAAGAAGCTAGACAAAAAGCGTTAAATACTTTAGGAACATTGAATTTATTACCAGAAGAGTTAGCTGATTTTACAGCAGTGATTCAATCTGCTAAATCTATTGAAGAAATCAATGATTATTTAGCTCAAGCCCAACTAGCTCATGATAAAAATGAAGCAATTGAGAATGAAAGTAAAGAGTTGAAAGCAGCAAAAGCTAAGGCTATAAAGCAGTTAGCAGAATTGAATTTAGGTAGTGAAGATAAAGAAGTACTTTCATATCAAATCAATAATGCAGTTAGTGTAGAGGAAATCAACGATATATTAATTAATGCAAAATCAATCAGTGATGAAAATGATAAAAAATTAGAAGCGGAAAAATTAAAATTAGAAGCTGCCAAATCAGATGCTAAAAAAGAAATCGCTACACTCAATTTAAGCGGTGAAGAACAAGCAACATTTATTTCTTTAGTAGACAATGCTAAAACAGTAGCTGAAGTATCTGATGCTCTAGAAAATGCACGTCAAGTCAGTGATAAAAATAATCAAAATGAGCAAAGTCAGTTAGAAAAAACTAAAAAAGAAGCAATCAATTCATTAGATGGGTTAAATTTAAAAGCTTCTGAAAAAGCAGAGTTTACAAATCAAATTGAAAAGGCTCAAACAATAGTTGAAATCAACGCAATTCTTAAAGAAGCTCAAGCAACATCTAATAAAAATGATGAATCTTCAAGTGAAAAAGAATTATCAGAAGCTAAGAATCAGGCAAAATATGAATTAGCTAAAATGAATTTAACTCAATCTCAGAACATTGAATTTGAGAAACAAATTGATGAAGCGACAACGGTTAGCTCAATTAATTTAATTATTGCGAATGCTCAAAAAGTATCAGATAAAAATGATGCTGATACTGAGCAATCTAAAAAATTAGAAGAAGCTAAAGCATCTGCTAAAACTTCAGTAAATGGAATGAACTTAACTTCAAACCAAAAGGTTGACTTTGAAAAACAAATCAATGAAGTTAAATCAATCGATGGCGTTAACTTGGTAGTTGCAAACGCAAAAAAAGCTTCAGACATCAATGATGCAAATGAAGCTAACGCTGAAAAATTAGCAAAAGCTAAAACTCAAGCTGAGAAAGATGTTCAATCATTAGAATATTTACCTCAAAGTGAGAAAGACAAATTCTTAGCTGAAATTAAATCAGCTCAAACGATTTCTGAAGTGAATACCACTTTGGAAAATGCTAAAAAATCTGATACTCAATTCAAAGATGATGCTGAAAATGCTAAAAAATTAGAAGCATCTCGTAAATCAGCACTTGATGAGTTAAAAGGTTTGAACTTAAAAGGCAACACTTCTTATGAAACTCAAATCAAAAACGCTAAAACAGAAGCTGAAATCAAATCTGCACTAGATGCAGCTAAAGCTGAAAGCACTAAGAACGATAAAGATGATGCAACTTCGAAAGAATTAGAACAAGCTAAAAAAGATGCAATCACTGAAATTAACAAATTAAACTTATCTGATACTGAAAAAGCCGATTTTACGAATCAAGTAAATGCAGCTAAAACAGCTTCAGAAATCAGCACTATTATGAAAAAAGCTAAAGATAAATCTGAAGCAAATGATAGCAAAAAAACTGCAACTGTAACGTTCTTAATCAAAGATCAATTTGGTAATGACTTAGGAAAAGTTGTTAAAGAAGTTGAAGCAGGCGGAAAATACAGCTTTACACTACAAGATTTAGGTCTTGATGATAGCTACTCATTAGCAAGAGGACCTCTGAAAGGCGACTCTCCGAAAAATGAAGGGCAAAACAAAAACGTTATGATCGTAGTTAAAGGTCCTGTTGTAAAAGATAATGACGAACACGCTGCTAAATTCCAAGAAGATTTCGAAAAACACATGAACGAGTTAAGAGCTGAAAATGGCACTGACCCTCTTCAACACAGTTCAGTATTACAGGAAGCTGCTGATATTAGAGCTAAAGAATTAGCTGATAAGTTTGGACATGACAGACCTAATGGTGAAGGAAGCTATACAGTTTTATACGATGTTGATGGAGGTCAATCTTATAATGGTTTAGCTGAAAATATCGCTTCTGGAGGGTATGGCGACATGACAGGTGAATCTGCTGCTGAAGCTTTATTCAATGATTGGCATAATAGTGAAGACCACAACGCTAACATGATTTCCGGTCACACAACTGAATATGGCTTAGCATTCTTCTATGACGAAAACACAGGTCGTACATATGCGGTATTACTTACTTCAACACCGCGTAAATAG
- the guaA gene encoding glutamine-hydrolyzing GMP synthase, translating to MEKIIVLDFGSQYNQLITRRIREFGVFSELLSHKITVEEIKEIAPKGIIFSGGPNSVYDESSFSIDPAIFDLGIPILGICYGMQLMTHKLGGVVESADSSEYGKAMLDVTSATTELFKGLPEHHQAWMSHGDLVTQIPEGFEVVATSANCPISAMENHAKQLYAVQFHPEVRHSECGNDLLRHFAFDICGCAADWSMESFIEVEIKKIREKVGDKKVLLALSGGVDSSVVGVLLQKAIGDQLTCVFVDHGLLRKGEGDQVMESLGGKFGLNIIRVNAKDRFLDKLAGVSDPEQKRKIIGNEFIYLFDDEAAKLDGIKFLAQGTLYTDVIESGTDTAEVIKSHHNVGGLPDDMAFELIEPLNTLFKDEVRALGTELGMPDSIVWRQPFPGPGLGIRVLGEITEEKLEIVRESDAILREEIANAGLDRDIWQYFTVLPGMRSVGVMGDSRTYDYTIGLRAITSIDGMTADFARIDWDLLQKISVRIVNEVDHVNRIVYDITSKPPATVEWE from the coding sequence ATGGAAAAAATCATCGTTTTAGACTTTGGTAGTCAATACAATCAGTTAATTACACGCCGCATTAGAGAGTTTGGAGTTTTCTCTGAACTTTTAAGCCACAAGATCACTGTTGAGGAAATTAAGGAAATCGCACCAAAAGGAATCATCTTCTCTGGTGGACCAAATAGCGTTTATGATGAAAGTAGTTTTTCAATCGACCCTGCTATTTTTGACTTAGGTATTCCTATTTTAGGTATTTGCTACGGTATGCAATTAATGACTCACAAATTAGGTGGTGTTGTTGAGAGTGCTGATAGTAGTGAATACGGAAAAGCGATGTTAGATGTTACTAGCGCAACGACCGAATTATTCAAAGGACTTCCAGAGCATCATCAAGCTTGGATGAGCCACGGAGACTTAGTAACTCAAATTCCTGAAGGCTTTGAAGTTGTCGCAACAAGTGCTAACTGCCCTATTTCAGCTATGGAAAACCATGCTAAACAATTATACGCTGTTCAATTCCATCCAGAAGTACGCCATTCAGAATGTGGAAATGACTTATTACGTCACTTTGCTTTTGATATCTGTGGTTGTGCGGCTGATTGGTCAATGGAAAGCTTTATCGAAGTAGAAATCAAAAAAATCCGTGAAAAAGTTGGCGATAAAAAAGTCTTACTCGCTCTTTCTGGTGGTGTGGATTCAAGTGTGGTTGGGGTTCTTTTACAAAAAGCAATCGGCGACCAATTAACGTGTGTCTTTGTTGACCATGGTTTACTTAGAAAAGGCGAAGGCGATCAAGTAATGGAGAGTTTAGGCGGAAAATTCGGCTTAAACATCATCCGTGTGAACGCTAAAGACCGTTTCTTAGATAAATTAGCTGGTGTTTCTGATCCAGAACAAAAACGTAAAATCATTGGTAACGAATTTATCTACTTATTCGATGATGAAGCAGCTAAATTAGATGGTATTAAATTCTTAGCTCAAGGAACGCTTTATACTGACGTGATTGAAAGTGGTACTGATACTGCTGAAGTGATTAAATCACATCATAACGTTGGTGGACTTCCTGATGATATGGCTTTCGAATTAATCGAACCATTAAACACTTTATTCAAAGATGAAGTTCGTGCTTTAGGAACTGAATTAGGCATGCCTGATTCAATCGTTTGGCGCCAACCATTCCCAGGTCCTGGATTAGGTATCCGTGTCCTTGGTGAAATCACTGAAGAAAAATTAGAAATCGTCCGTGAAAGTGATGCTATCTTACGTGAAGAGATCGCTAACGCTGGTCTTGACCGTGACATCTGGCAATACTTCACTGTTCTTCCTGGCATGCGTTCTGTTGGCGTTATGGGAGATAGCCGTACATACGACTACACAATTGGTCTTCGTGCCATTACATCAATTGATGGAATGACTGCTGACTTCGCTCGTATTGATTGGGACTTATTACAAAAAATATCAGTTCGTATTGTGAATGAAGTGGATCACGTTAATAGAATCGTGTATGATATTACGAGTAAACCACCTGCAACTGTTGAGTGGGAATAA
- the coaA gene encoding type I pantothenate kinase — protein MDERTNYYHLTRQEWQGFYRNGIAPLTDAELQQIKSFNDQISLQDVQDIYIPLTHLIHIYMKEYESLHLSKGLFMQEFVPPTPFIIGVAGSVAVGKSTTARLLQMMLSRTFKRRNVQLITTDGFLYPTDELKKRGILDKKGFPESYDMERLLTFLNAVKNGEDNLNIPMYSHEVYDIIPDEFETITQPDILIVEGINVLQLPANQQIYISDFFDFSIYVDADSKLIESWYLERFEALLNLAKNDKTNYYYEYANGPRDEAINFAKQVWQDVNQKNLENFILPTRSRADVVLHKSDNHTIDKISLRKF, from the coding sequence ATGGATGAACGAACTAATTATTATCACTTAACCAGACAAGAGTGGCAAGGTTTTTACCGGAACGGGATTGCCCCATTAACGGATGCCGAGCTACAACAAATTAAAAGTTTTAATGATCAGATATCTTTACAAGATGTGCAAGATATCTATATTCCCTTAACCCATTTAATTCATATTTATATGAAGGAATATGAATCACTTCATTTGAGTAAGGGACTATTCATGCAAGAATTTGTCCCGCCAACGCCCTTTATTATTGGGGTTGCTGGTAGTGTGGCTGTTGGTAAAAGCACGACCGCACGTCTCCTTCAAATGATGCTCTCAAGAACATTTAAAAGACGTAACGTTCAACTTATTACCACAGACGGTTTTTTATATCCCACTGACGAATTAAAAAAACGAGGGATTTTAGATAAAAAAGGTTTTCCTGAAAGTTATGATATGGAACGCTTACTTACCTTTTTAAATGCCGTTAAAAATGGGGAAGATAATTTGAATATTCCTATGTACTCTCATGAGGTTTATGATATTATTCCTGATGAATTTGAGACGATTACACAGCCAGATATCTTAATTGTTGAAGGAATCAATGTCCTGCAGCTTCCTGCCAATCAACAAATTTATATTAGTGACTTCTTTGATTTCTCTATTTATGTGGATGCTGACAGTAAATTAATCGAATCTTGGTACTTAGAACGCTTTGAAGCATTATTAAACCTTGCAAAAAATGACAAAACTAATTATTATTATGAATATGCGAATGGTCCTAGAGATGAGGCTATCAATTTCGCCAAACAAGTGTGGCAAGATGTGAACCAAAAAAACTTGGAGAACTTTATCTTACCTACACGAAGTCGGGCGGATGTTGTCCTACATAAATCAGACAATCATACGATTGATAAAATCTCTTTACGGAAATTCTAA
- a CDS encoding acyl-CoA thioesterase has protein sequence MFIELPETKKCRESRIIQTHRVFPNDLNSFGALYGGKLMSFIDDTTSIAASRHCRRPTMTASTDKLDFLHPIYENHSVCVEAYVTGTGKKSMEIFTKVLGEDLATGERYLAATCFMTFVIVEAEENFKGVPTVIPETNEEKMIHQGYSKRREMRMKELEHNKDLANHISLTLPWMDSSDYLGE, from the coding sequence ATGTTTATTGAATTACCAGAAACAAAAAAATGTCGTGAATCTCGAATTATTCAAACACATCGCGTGTTTCCAAATGATTTAAATTCTTTCGGCGCTTTGTATGGTGGAAAATTAATGTCGTTCATTGATGACACTACCTCTATTGCAGCCTCTAGACATTGTAGAAGACCGACAATGACGGCTTCAACAGACAAATTAGACTTTCTACATCCAATTTATGAAAATCACTCAGTGTGTGTGGAAGCTTACGTTACAGGAACCGGCAAAAAATCAATGGAAATCTTCACTAAAGTTTTAGGGGAAGATTTAGCAACTGGTGAGCGTTACTTAGCTGCTACTTGTTTTATGACTTTTGTCATCGTAGAAGCAGAAGAAAACTTCAAAGGCGTTCCAACTGTCATTCCTGAAACCAACGAAGAAAAGATGATTCATCAAGGATACTCTAAACGTCGTGAAATGCGCATGAAAGAGTTAGAACACAATAAAGATTTAGCTAACCATATTTCTTTGACACTGCCTTGGATGGATAGTTCTGATTATTTAGGAGAGTAA
- a CDS encoding SGNH/GDSL hydrolase family protein yields the protein MKKIILLGDSITAGYEEGVTDFRLNEQIEVEFKELEVINAGIPGDTTRGALQRLEAHVLRYQPDVVTVFFGANDVSTIMGISIEEYIANLILIVKQIGEERVILLGVPYCNQNLYQEERGMERLELYNRAAKEIAANYQLPFIELLYIMQEKSNLYLQKDGLHFSRAGYELLGQLINQELKKRKGVENG from the coding sequence ATGAAAAAAATCATTTTATTAGGAGATAGTATTACAGCTGGCTACGAAGAAGGTGTCACTGACTTTCGCCTGAACGAACAAATAGAAGTTGAATTTAAAGAGTTAGAAGTAATTAATGCAGGTATTCCAGGAGACACGACACGTGGGGCGTTGCAGCGATTAGAGGCGCATGTCTTACGTTATCAACCAGATGTGGTGACCGTCTTTTTTGGAGCCAACGATGTCTCGACAATAATGGGTATATCTATAGAAGAATACATAGCAAATTTAATTTTAATCGTGAAACAGATCGGTGAAGAAAGAGTTATTTTGCTAGGAGTTCCATATTGTAACCAAAATCTCTATCAAGAAGAAAGAGGGATGGAACGATTAGAACTATACAACCGAGCTGCCAAAGAAATTGCGGCTAATTATCAACTGCCATTTATTGAACTACTATATATAATGCAAGAAAAATCAAATTTATACTTACAAAAAGATGGACTTCATTTTTCAAGAGCAGGGTATGAATTATTGGGTCAATTGATTAATCAAGAATTAAAGAAGAGAAAGGGTGTTGAGAATGGGTAA
- a CDS encoding class I SAM-dependent methyltransferase, producing the protein MGNHYYTNQPEVEHNRKQWEFPLKNKTFSFITDSNVFSKATVDFGSRVLIETFTATNLPEGGILDVGCGYGPIGLSLAFDTNRMVEMVDINERAVELAKENAVLNKIDNVKIYPSYIYESVENNQFAAVVSNPPIRAGKEVVHTIISGAFDKLVKGGTLTIVIQKKQGAPSAQAKMDEVFGNAEIVKKEKGYFIIVSEKE; encoded by the coding sequence ATGGGTAACCATTATTATACAAATCAGCCAGAAGTCGAACACAATAGAAAACAGTGGGAATTTCCTTTAAAAAACAAAACATTTTCCTTCATAACAGATAGTAATGTTTTTTCAAAGGCAACCGTCGATTTTGGTTCACGTGTCTTAATTGAAACATTTACAGCAACTAACTTACCAGAAGGTGGGATTTTAGATGTTGGCTGTGGTTATGGTCCAATCGGGTTATCGCTTGCCTTTGATACTAATCGCATGGTTGAGATGGTTGATATCAACGAGCGAGCAGTTGAACTTGCGAAAGAGAATGCAGTACTTAATAAAATCGACAACGTGAAGATTTATCCTTCCTATATTTATGAATCCGTTGAAAACAATCAATTTGCGGCAGTTGTCAGCAATCCACCTATCAGAGCGGGTAAAGAAGTGGTCCATACGATTATTTCAGGAGCCTTTGATAAATTAGTTAAAGGCGGTACCTTAACAATCGTGATTCAGAAAAAACAGGGTGCTCCTAGTGCTCAAGCAAAAATGGACGAAGTTTTCGGAAATGCTGAAATAGTAAAAAAAGAAAAAGGCTACTTTATAATAGTTAGTGAAAAAGAATAA